A genomic window from Clostridium aceticum includes:
- the glyA gene encoding serine hydroxymethyltransferase: MDFHHLQGQDPDIYKIIQKEKARQSKNIELIASENFTSMAVMETMGSYLTNKYAEGYPGRRYYGGCEVVDIAEDLARERLKELFQAEHANVQPHSGSNANLGVYFAILQPGDKVLGMNLSHGGHLTHGSPVNISGVYYNFIDYGVDQQTQRIDYDEVRRVAHEEKPKLIIAGASAYPRKIDFKKFKEIADEVGAYFMVDMAHIAGLIAAGLHENPCQYADFVTTTTHKTLRGPRGGAILCKEKYAKLIDKAIFPGIQGGPLMHVIAAKAVAFKEALSPEFKIYQEQVLRNAKKLGEALEKKGFDLVSGGTDNHLLLIDLRNKNISGKDAEKLLGKIGITVNKNTIPFDPESPFVTSGIRIGTPAVTTRGMKENDMEKIAEVMDIILSNPEKEKEAFQMVDQLCSQFSLYK, encoded by the coding sequence ATGGATTTTCATCACTTGCAAGGGCAAGATCCTGATATTTATAAAATTATTCAGAAGGAAAAGGCTAGGCAAAGCAAAAATATTGAATTAATAGCTTCTGAAAACTTTACTTCCATGGCTGTTATGGAGACAATGGGGAGTTATCTAACCAACAAATATGCAGAAGGTTATCCAGGTAGAAGATATTACGGGGGATGTGAAGTGGTAGATATAGCTGAAGACTTAGCAAGGGAGCGTCTAAAGGAATTGTTTCAAGCAGAACATGCTAATGTACAGCCCCACTCAGGTTCCAACGCCAATTTAGGTGTTTATTTCGCCATCCTGCAGCCGGGAGATAAGGTTCTAGGTATGAACTTATCTCATGGAGGACATTTAACCCATGGTAGTCCAGTAAATATTTCTGGAGTATATTACAACTTTATCGATTACGGTGTAGATCAACAGACACAAAGGATCGACTATGATGAGGTTAGAAGGGTTGCCCATGAGGAAAAACCAAAGTTAATTATTGCGGGGGCCAGTGCTTATCCGAGAAAAATTGATTTTAAAAAGTTTAAAGAAATTGCTGATGAAGTAGGAGCTTATTTTATGGTGGATATGGCACATATAGCTGGCTTAATTGCTGCTGGACTGCATGAAAATCCTTGCCAATATGCAGATTTTGTGACCACCACCACCCACAAGACCCTTAGAGGACCTAGAGGGGGAGCTATTCTTTGTAAAGAAAAATATGCAAAGCTGATAGACAAAGCTATATTTCCTGGAATACAGGGAGGTCCTTTAATGCATGTTATCGCAGCAAAAGCAGTTGCCTTTAAGGAAGCCTTAAGCCCCGAATTCAAAATATACCAAGAACAAGTGTTACGAAATGCAAAAAAACTAGGTGAAGCACTGGAAAAGAAGGGTTTTGATTTAGTTTCTGGAGGTACAGACAATCATTTGCTTCTTATTGACCTTAGAAATAAAAATATATCTGGCAAGGATGCAGAAAAGTTGTTGGGAAAAATTGGGATAACAGTGAACAAAAATACAATTCCCTTTGATCCTGAAAGTCCTTTTGTAACCAGCGGAATAAGAATAGGTACTCCGGCTGTAACTACAAGGGGTATGAAGGAAAATGATATGGAAAAAATTGCTGAAGTTATGGATATAATCTTAAGCAATCCTGAGAAAGAAAAAGAAGCTTTTCAAATGGTTGACCAACTTTGCAGCCAGTTTTCTCTATACAAATAA
- a CDS encoding threonine/serine exporter family protein, producing the protein MTYITNFLFAYICTIGFAILFNVPKSSLVKSGFAGAFGWTIFLLINNKFESVVVSTFIASFVIALIGEFFAIVGKQPITVYIIPGIVPLVPGFGLYYTMLSILEEDYELAISHGSESLLIAMAIAGSLTIVLSLNSFRKRKKI; encoded by the coding sequence ATGACCTATATAACGAATTTTCTATTTGCTTATATTTGTACCATAGGCTTTGCAATTCTTTTTAATGTGCCAAAATCTTCTTTGGTCAAGTCAGGCTTTGCTGGTGCCTTTGGCTGGACAATATTTCTTCTTATTAATAATAAGTTTGAATCTGTAGTCGTTTCTACTTTTATCGCTTCTTTCGTTATTGCTTTAATTGGAGAATTTTTTGCTATCGTAGGAAAGCAGCCTATTACCGTATATATTATTCCTGGCATTGTTCCTTTGGTTCCAGGCTTTGGATTATATTATACAATGCTTTCTATTTTGGAGGAAGATTACGAGCTCGCCATAAGCCACGGAAGTGAATCTTTACTAATTGCCATGGCAATTGCTGGTTCACTTACCATTGTACTATCATTAAATTCTTTTAGAAAAAGAAAGAAGATCTAG
- a CDS encoding S-layer homology domain-containing protein has product MKKSKTARKIISFLVMTVVILTSVGMTFANDPVSFNDIQGHWAEERIIEWAEMEVVRGYGDTFKPDNNITRAEFMSLMNKTFYEDMTEEEIAQAEVYLADVDADKWYAPIVEKAVAAGYISGYGEGIMKPENFITREEVATILSKIFELDQSPEAVEVFADTDTISDWAKGHVGAIVEVRFMTGYTEGTTRTFKGNSNITRAEAVVTLDNVFTKIFEDLFEGIFDGEFEDLFEGIFDGDYEDLLNEIFGSDYEEILNAILNGDFEEIFARFLSGEFDEILSEILGEDYEEILNGISPEDFDFQEALSMMETMF; this is encoded by the coding sequence ATGAAAAAAAGTAAGACAGCAAGGAAAATCATCAGTTTCTTAGTAATGACAGTGGTGATCCTTACATCAGTAGGAATGACATTTGCTAATGATCCTGTAAGCTTCAATGATATTCAAGGCCATTGGGCAGAAGAGAGAATTATAGAATGGGCTGAAATGGAGGTTGTTAGAGGCTATGGTGATACATTTAAACCTGATAACAATATCACTAGAGCAGAGTTTATGTCTCTAATGAATAAAACCTTCTATGAGGACATGACGGAGGAAGAAATAGCACAGGCAGAAGTGTATTTAGCCGATGTAGATGCTGATAAGTGGTATGCACCTATTGTAGAGAAAGCAGTGGCAGCAGGATATATTTCTGGATATGGCGAAGGAATTATGAAGCCAGAAAACTTTATTACCCGTGAAGAAGTGGCAACTATCCTTAGCAAAATCTTTGAACTAGATCAGTCTCCTGAAGCTGTTGAAGTTTTTGCAGATACCGATACTATCTCTGATTGGGCTAAAGGACATGTAGGAGCTATTGTAGAAGTTCGTTTTATGACAGGATATACTGAAGGAACCACTAGAACCTTTAAAGGTAATAGCAATATTACTAGAGCAGAAGCTGTAGTTACATTAGATAACGTTTTTACCAAGATTTTCGAAGATCTATTTGAGGGGATTTTTGATGGGGAATTTGAGGACCTATTTGAGGGAATTTTTGACGGTGATTATGAAGACCTTTTAAATGAGATCTTTGGCAGTGATTATGAAGAAATTTTAAATGCAATTTTGAATGGGGATTTTGAAGAAATCTTTGCCAGATTTTTAAGTGGTGAGTTTGATGAAATCTTAAGTGAAATTCTTGGTGAAGATTATGAAGAGATTTTAAATGGAATTTCTCCAGAGGATTTTGATTTTCAAGAGGCTTTATCAATGATGGAGACAATGTTTTAA
- a CDS encoding sigma-54 interaction domain-containing protein — MITKRTLMVVLQKILHSIDEGIHVINNEGITILYNEAMAELEGMRMEEVMGKSLLDVFPSLNHETSTLLQVLKTEEPIYNQGQTYLNNQKKQISTINTTIPLYYENQKIGTLEIAKNITKIKGLSDEIMRLQAKLIKPSISEGKIKKYTFDDLVGQNASFKRAIHLARRASSSNSSVLIYGETGTGKELFAQSIHYFSYRSKKPFIAQNCAALPENLLEGILFGTMKGAFTGAIDRPGIFEQASGGTILLDEINSMGLQLQAKLLRVLQEGYIRRIGGLKDIPIDVRIIATTNELPLVLMEEGILRKDLYYRLKVMSINIPSLRERREDILLLANYFIDKYNHRFQKQVRGLSEEVERDFLHYKWPGNIRELQNLIEGAMNLIQDEDILKKEFFSEYTLSSKKRDYIYPEELFSSLQEDIPLPQRINFIEEQYIRKTIASCDGNITRTADKLGIKRQTLQHKLKKLNISYTEN, encoded by the coding sequence ATGATAACAAAGCGGACGTTGATGGTAGTGCTGCAAAAAATTTTGCACTCTATTGATGAAGGTATACATGTCATTAATAATGAAGGCATTACCATTTTGTACAATGAGGCGATGGCGGAGCTAGAGGGTATGAGGATGGAGGAGGTTATGGGAAAAAGTCTGTTGGATGTATTTCCAAGCCTAAATCATGAAACCAGCACCCTATTGCAGGTGTTAAAAACAGAAGAACCTATTTATAATCAAGGACAAACCTATTTAAATAATCAAAAAAAGCAAATTAGCACCATTAACACCACTATACCTTTATATTATGAAAATCAGAAGATAGGTACATTAGAAATTGCTAAAAATATTACAAAAATTAAAGGGTTATCTGATGAAATCATGAGGTTACAAGCAAAACTAATAAAACCTTCTATAAGTGAGGGCAAAATAAAAAAATATACCTTTGATGATTTAGTAGGTCAAAATGCAAGCTTCAAGAGGGCAATACATTTAGCAAGACGGGCATCCTCTTCTAACTCCAGTGTTTTGATCTATGGAGAAACCGGTACAGGTAAAGAGTTATTTGCTCAAAGTATTCATTATTTCAGCTATAGATCTAAAAAGCCCTTTATTGCACAAAACTGTGCTGCCTTACCAGAGAACTTATTAGAGGGTATCTTATTTGGAACAATGAAGGGGGCCTTCACCGGTGCCATCGACCGACCAGGAATTTTTGAGCAAGCCTCAGGAGGGACGATTTTATTGGATGAAATTAATTCCATGGGGTTACAACTGCAAGCGAAGCTATTAAGGGTTTTACAGGAGGGATATATAAGAAGAATAGGGGGGTTAAAAGACATACCTATAGATGTTAGAATTATCGCTACTACAAACGAACTCCCCCTTGTGCTAATGGAGGAAGGGATCCTACGCAAAGACTTATATTATAGGCTAAAGGTGATGAGCATCAATATTCCTAGTCTTCGAGAGCGAAGAGAGGACATCCTTCTTTTAGCCAACTATTTTATTGATAAGTATAATCATCGGTTTCAAAAACAAGTAAGGGGTCTTTCGGAGGAGGTAGAGAGGGATTTTTTACATTATAAGTGGCCGGGAAACATTAGAGAGCTACAGAATCTTATAGAGGGAGCAATGAATCTTATACAAGATGAGGATATACTTAAAAAAGAGTTTTTTTCAGAGTATACTCTTTCTTCAAAAAAGAGGGATTATATTTATCCTGAGGAACTATTTTCTTCACTACAAGAGGATATACCATTGCCGCAAAGAATAAACTTTATTGAAGAACAATATATTCGTAAAACAATAGCCAGTTGCGATGGAAATATTACAAGAACAGCAGATAAACTGGGAATTAAAAGACAAACGTTACAGCATAAATTAAAAAAGCTAAATATCTCTTATACGGAGAATTAG
- the ord gene encoding 2,4-diaminopentanoate dehydrogenase yields the protein MKNIKVILWGFGAMGSGMAQMLLKKKGVEIVGVCDRNPDRKGKDIFELLKIDRGDHLPVVVTDVIEEVVKEGAADVALIATDSFTRGTFEKIKLMVENKINVISTAEEMAYPQAQEPELAKEMDRLAKENGVSILGTGINPGFVLDLLILALTGTCENVEYIKAARINDLSPFGRAVMEEQGVGLTVNAFEEGVKSGKVAGHVGFPESIHMVADGIGWKVGKIDQTREPIVTNVYRETQYTKVEAGNVAGCRQCGYGYVDGELKIEMEHPQQILPEKEGVDTGDYIWIKGTPDISLQIKPEIPGGIGTIAMCVNMIPHVINALPGLKTMLDLPVPRAIMGDMRDLIQR from the coding sequence ATGAAAAATATAAAAGTAATTTTATGGGGATTTGGTGCCATGGGAAGTGGTATGGCACAAATGTTGTTGAAGAAAAAGGGGGTTGAAATCGTAGGGGTATGCGATAGAAATCCTGATAGAAAAGGTAAGGATATTTTTGAGCTATTAAAAATAGATAGGGGAGATCATCTACCTGTGGTGGTTACAGATGTAATAGAAGAAGTTGTTAAAGAAGGAGCCGCAGATGTGGCACTAATAGCAACGGATTCCTTTACAAGAGGAACCTTTGAGAAAATCAAGCTGATGGTAGAGAATAAAATAAATGTTATCTCAACGGCTGAAGAAATGGCCTATCCACAAGCACAAGAACCAGAATTAGCTAAAGAAATGGATCGTCTTGCAAAGGAAAATGGGGTAAGTATTTTAGGCACGGGAATTAATCCTGGTTTTGTCCTTGACTTATTAATTTTAGCCCTTACGGGGACCTGCGAAAATGTGGAGTATATTAAAGCAGCAAGAATTAATGACTTATCTCCTTTTGGAAGAGCGGTCATGGAGGAACAAGGTGTTGGTTTGACGGTAAATGCCTTTGAAGAAGGTGTAAAAAGTGGGAAGGTTGCTGGTCATGTAGGTTTTCCGGAATCTATTCATATGGTAGCGGATGGAATTGGATGGAAGGTAGGAAAGATAGATCAAACCCGAGAGCCAATTGTAACCAATGTATATCGAGAAACACAATATACCAAGGTTGAGGCAGGTAATGTTGCCGGTTGTCGTCAATGTGGCTACGGCTATGTAGATGGAGAACTTAAAATTGAAATGGAACATCCTCAGCAGATCCTTCCTGAAAAAGAAGGAGTAGATACTGGAGACTATATATGGATTAAAGGAACACCTGATATCAGTCTTCAAATCAAACCAGAAATTCCAGGAGGAATTGGAACGATAGCAATGTGTGTCAATATGATTCCCCATGTAATTAATGCACTGCCTGGTTTGAAAACCATGTTGGATTTACCCGTTCCAAGGGCTATCATGGGAGATATGAGAGATCTTATACAAAGGTAG
- a CDS encoding SoxR reducing system RseC family protein, with amino-acid sequence MKQCGVVTEVFDTTAKVLMQRHSSCGSCNACKMGQEDMKMEIEAINQVKAQVGQRVEVDMEGQNVLAAAFIVYIIPLFALLTGIVVGDSLLKLLGVNDYNEIFAAVIGFLFMAATFIGIRRKEKVIKSKRKYAPIITEIVTDEEKKI; translated from the coding sequence ATGAAGCAATGTGGTGTAGTTACCGAAGTGTTTGATACAACCGCCAAAGTATTAATGCAGAGACATTCCAGTTGTGGTAGTTGTAATGCATGTAAAATGGGTCAGGAAGACATGAAAATGGAAATAGAAGCTATTAACCAAGTAAAGGCGCAGGTAGGTCAGCGGGTAGAGGTAGATATGGAAGGACAAAATGTATTGGCTGCTGCATTTATTGTATATATTATCCCTTTATTTGCCTTGTTAACAGGTATTGTAGTAGGTGACAGTCTGCTAAAGCTTTTGGGTGTTAATGACTACAATGAAATATTTGCTGCTGTTATTGGATTTTTATTTATGGCAGCTACTTTTATAGGAATCAGAAGAAAAGAAAAAGTAATAAAATCAAAACGAAAATATGCACCCATCATCACAGAAATTGTTACTGATGAAGAAAAGAAGATCTAA
- a CDS encoding threonine/serine exporter family protein, protein MSQINRKKVLILALYAGEIMLMNGAETYRVEDTIIRLCKSRGFSYVEAYVTPTGFFVSVDTKGEEQNEILSYTKRIKSRGINLNKVAQVNDFSRKFVESNMSVEEGMKTLKEIHDLLPYPNYIHALFGGLASAFFGLLFGANLLEFFSAFFTSILVTYTLKTLTSIEFSPFLTHISGGVVAAVMAILLSSLHPLISTDKVIIGAIMVMVPGVAITNAVRDSIAGDLVSGLARATEALIIATSIAFGIGFILKLWTFITGGTLL, encoded by the coding sequence ATGTCACAAATTAATAGAAAAAAAGTTTTGATTCTGGCCCTTTATGCAGGAGAAATTATGTTAATGAACGGAGCAGAAACTTATCGGGTGGAAGATACAATAATAAGATTATGTAAATCAAGGGGCTTCTCTTATGTGGAAGCTTATGTTACTCCTACAGGGTTTTTCGTTTCTGTAGATACTAAAGGAGAAGAGCAAAACGAAATTTTGTCTTATACGAAAAGGATTAAATCTAGAGGTATTAATTTAAATAAAGTTGCTCAAGTAAATGATTTCTCTAGAAAGTTTGTTGAAAGTAATATGTCGGTAGAGGAAGGAATGAAGACTTTAAAAGAAATTCACGATTTACTTCCTTATCCCAACTATATTCACGCATTATTTGGAGGTTTAGCAAGTGCCTTTTTTGGTCTTTTGTTTGGAGCAAACCTACTAGAGTTTTTTAGTGCTTTTTTTACAAGTATTTTGGTAACCTATACTCTAAAAACTTTGACTAGTATTGAATTTTCCCCCTTTCTTACCCACATTTCGGGGGGAGTAGTGGCAGCTGTCATGGCTATTTTACTTTCATCTCTACACCCATTGATTTCCACTGACAAGGTGATCATTGGTGCTATAATGGTAATGGTTCCCGGCGTTGCTATAACAAATGCTGTTAGGGATTCTATTGCTGGAGATCTGGTATCAGGATTGGCAAGAGCTACTGAAGCCTTAATCATCGCTACCTCTATAGCCTTCGGTATCGGATTTATATTAAAACTTTGGACTTTTATCACAGGGGGTACTTTACTATGA
- a CDS encoding tRNA threonylcarbamoyladenosine dehydratase — MALHPFSRSELLIGTEGLNKLRQSNIAVFGIGGVGTFAVEALARTGVEKFTLVDDDDICLTNINRQIHATRSTVGKPKVEVMKERILDINPKAEVTTFKELYNSESAERLLSQQYDYAIDAIDMVTAKLDLIVRCKEKNIPIISSMGAGNKLDPTKFVVDDIYNTSICPLAKVIRKELRKRGVDSLKVVYSQETPMEPQKINSDCKTDCICPNKDRTCTVRHQIPGSIAFVPSAVGLIIASVVVRDLINWEYNQ, encoded by the coding sequence ATGGCTTTACATCCTTTTTCAAGATCGGAACTTTTAATTGGTACAGAGGGATTAAATAAACTAAGACAGAGTAATATTGCGGTTTTTGGTATTGGGGGTGTAGGAACTTTTGCAGTAGAAGCATTGGCTCGAACTGGTGTTGAAAAGTTTACACTAGTAGACGATGATGATATATGCTTGACAAATATCAATAGACAGATCCACGCAACACGTTCAACCGTTGGTAAACCTAAAGTAGAGGTTATGAAGGAAAGAATTCTTGATATTAACCCTAAAGCAGAAGTAACTACCTTTAAAGAACTCTATAATAGTGAGAGTGCAGAAAGACTGTTATCTCAACAATATGATTATGCCATTGATGCAATTGATATGGTTACAGCAAAACTAGATTTAATTGTGCGGTGTAAAGAAAAAAATATACCTATTATTAGCAGTATGGGAGCTGGTAATAAACTTGATCCAACAAAATTTGTAGTAGATGATATATATAATACCTCTATATGTCCCTTAGCAAAGGTAATTCGTAAAGAGCTGAGAAAAAGAGGGGTAGATAGTTTAAAGGTGGTATATTCCCAAGAAACACCTATGGAGCCTCAAAAAATTAATAGTGATTGCAAAACTGATTGTATATGTCCAAACAAAGATAGAACCTGTACTGTTAGACATCAAATTCCAGGAAGTATAGCCTTTGTACCTTCAGCTGTAGGTTTAATTATTGCATCTGTAGTTGTTAGAGATCTAATAAATTGGGAATATAATCAGTAA
- the aspS gene encoding aspartate--tRNA ligase codes for MISKMLKRTHMCGTLKGENIGENVILSGWVQKRRDLGGLIFVDLRDRSGLIQIVFDKDISQEAFAKAETLGSEYVINIQGKVYKRQSINPNLPTGEIEIFAEELQILSTAETPPIYIKDDDDVSESLRLKYRYLDLRKPSMQKNLIFRSKVANVVRNFLAEEGFIEIETPMLTKPTPEGARDYLVPSRVNPGKFFALPQSPQLFKQLLMVSGMERYFQIVKCFRDEDLRADRQPEFTQIDCEMSFVDIEDIIEVNERLLKKVFQETLDITIELPIQRISYKEAMERYGSDKPDIRFGFELVDVSEIVKNCGFKVFSAAIENKGAVKAINIAGHGDKFSRKDITALEDIAKTYGAKGLAWIKVTEEGITSPIAKFFTEEEMKEILQKTNGKVGDLLLFVADKFEVVYDALGHLRLEAAKRLNLLNPDEYKLVWVTEFPLLEHDEEENRYVAKHHPFTSPMEEDLELLDTAPEKVRAKAYDIVLNGHEIGGGSIRIYSTEVQQKMFEVLGFSQEEAWEKFGFLLEAFKYGTPPHGGIAYGLDRLVMILAQEENIRQVIAFPKTQNATCTLTNAPSYADEKQLKELSIEVETK; via the coding sequence ATGATTTCAAAGATGCTAAAGAGAACCCATATGTGTGGTACCTTGAAGGGTGAAAATATAGGAGAAAATGTAATTTTAAGTGGATGGGTCCAAAAAAGAAGAGATTTAGGAGGACTTATTTTTGTTGATTTAAGAGATCGATCCGGATTAATACAAATTGTTTTTGATAAAGATATCTCACAGGAAGCCTTTGCTAAAGCAGAAACATTAGGATCTGAGTATGTGATAAATATACAAGGCAAGGTTTATAAGAGACAATCGATTAACCCTAATCTGCCTACTGGAGAAATTGAAATATTTGCAGAAGAGTTACAAATACTAAGCACTGCTGAAACACCACCTATTTATATTAAAGATGACGATGATGTTTCAGAAAGTCTAAGATTGAAATATAGATACTTGGATTTAAGAAAACCTTCCATGCAAAAGAACTTGATTTTTAGATCAAAAGTGGCTAATGTTGTTAGAAATTTTTTAGCTGAGGAGGGTTTTATAGAAATAGAAACCCCTATGCTGACAAAGCCTACGCCAGAAGGTGCTAGGGATTACTTAGTACCTAGCAGGGTAAATCCTGGAAAGTTCTTTGCTTTACCACAGTCTCCACAACTGTTTAAACAATTATTGATGGTTTCTGGTATGGAGAGATATTTTCAGATTGTAAAATGTTTTAGAGATGAAGACTTAAGGGCAGATCGACAACCAGAGTTTACACAAATTGACTGTGAAATGTCCTTTGTTGATATAGAAGATATTATAGAAGTAAACGAAAGATTACTAAAGAAGGTTTTTCAAGAGACCCTAGATATTACAATAGAGCTACCGATTCAAAGAATTAGCTATAAAGAGGCTATGGAAAGATATGGATCAGATAAACCAGATATACGATTTGGTTTTGAACTAGTAGATGTTTCTGAAATTGTAAAAAATTGCGGGTTTAAAGTATTTTCTGCTGCAATAGAAAATAAAGGTGCAGTAAAAGCTATTAATATTGCAGGTCATGGTGATAAATTCAGCAGAAAAGATATTACTGCTCTTGAAGATATAGCCAAAACCTATGGTGCAAAAGGGCTTGCTTGGATAAAGGTGACAGAGGAAGGTATTACATCTCCTATCGCAAAGTTTTTTACAGAAGAAGAGATGAAGGAAATTTTACAAAAAACCAATGGGAAAGTTGGGGACTTGTTACTATTTGTAGCAGATAAATTTGAAGTGGTTTATGATGCACTAGGTCACTTAAGACTTGAGGCTGCAAAACGATTAAATTTATTGAACCCTGATGAATATAAGTTAGTATGGGTAACAGAGTTTCCATTACTAGAGCATGATGAAGAGGAAAACCGCTATGTAGCAAAACATCATCCTTTTACATCCCCAATGGAAGAGGATCTTGAACTATTAGATACAGCACCAGAAAAAGTAAGAGCGAAGGCCTATGATATTGTACTAAATGGTCACGAAATTGGCGGAGGCAGCATTAGGATTTACTCTACTGAGGTACAACAAAAGATGTTTGAGGTTTTAGGTTTTAGTCAGGAAGAAGCTTGGGAGAAGTTTGGATTCCTGCTAGAAGCTTTCAAGTATGGTACACCACCTCATGGGGGTATTGCTTATGGCCTAGATCGATTGGTGATGATTTTAGCACAGGAAGAAAATATTCGTCAAGTGATTGCTTTTCCAAAGACCCAAAATGCTACTTGTACCCTTACAAATGCACCATCTTATGCTGATGAAAAACAACTCAAAGAGTTGAGTATAGAAGTTGAAACAAAATAA